Proteins co-encoded in one Malus sylvestris chromosome 9, drMalSylv7.2, whole genome shotgun sequence genomic window:
- the LOC126582019 gene encoding uncharacterized protein LOC126582019, which produces MESNRKRGGFMKGKLMPFYRAAKPISKTSMQYSSIAITTSKVKPSQATTSPAYSVGYTVHGQDYVIAAAQPKQKVSFILPAGAADHHTKNSLVKQQYFDHYGGAGDEDVDMKAASYISSVQERFKLERINS; this is translated from the coding sequence ATGGAGTCAAATCGCAAACGCGGAGGTTTCATGAAGGGGAAGTTGATGCCGTTCTACCGAGCTGCAAAACCTATTTCGAAAACAAGTATGCAATATAGTAGCATCGCCATAACAACAAGCAAGGTGAAGCCGAGCCAGGCTACTACTTCACCAGCTTACTCAGTTGGGTATACAGTCCACGGCCAGGATTACGTGATTGCAGCAGCTCAGCCAAAGCAGAAGGTTTCGTTTATACTTCCCGCAGGCGCTGCAGATCATCACACCAAAAACAGCCTCGTCAAGCAGCAGTACTTTGATCATTATGGCGGTGCTGGTGACGAGGATGTCGATATGAAGGCTGCCAGCTATATTTCCTCGGTTCAAGAACGTTTCAAGCTCGAACGGATCAACTCTTGA
- the LOC126582016 gene encoding uncharacterized protein LOC126582016: MDELTGHIQDDIPWCMLFADDIVLIDETQKGVNAKLNLWREVLESKGLRLSRSKTEYMECKFSANGGQNELGVRIGDQEIPKSDRFRYLGSILQKNGELDGDLNHRIQAGWMKWKSASGVLCDRRMPLKLKGKFYRTAIRPAMLYGTECWAVKHQHVHKMGVAEMRMLRWMCGHTRKDKIRNEDIRGKVGVAEIEGNMRENRLRWFGHVQRRPTDAPIRRCDYGTEVQGRRGRGRPRKTLEETLRKDLEYLDLTKDMTQDRAQWRSKIHIADPTQ, translated from the coding sequence atggatgagttaacaggacatattcaagatgatattccttggtgtatgcttttcgcagacgatatagtgttgatagatgaaactcagaaaggggtaaatgcaaagcttaacctttggagagaagtgttggaatctaaaggtcttcgcctaagccgatcaaagacagaatatatggagtgcaagttcagtgcaaatggaggccaaaacgagttaggggtgaggatcggagatcaagaaataccaaagagcgaccgttttcgttacctaggatctatcttgcaaaagaacggagaattagatggagatctcaaccatagaatacaagctggatggatgaagtggaagagtgcatccggcgtgttgtgtgaccgtcgtatgccactgaagctcaagggaaaattttataggacggcaataaggccggcgatgctgtatggcacagaatgttgggcggtgaaacatcaacacgtacacaaaatgggggtagcggagatgaggatgcttcgttggatgtgtgggcacacgagaaaggataagattaggaatgaggatatccggggtaaagtaggagtagccgaaattgaaggaaatatgagagaaaatcggttacggtggtttggacatgtgcaaagaaggcctactgacgctccgattagaagatgcgactatgggacagaggttcagggccgaaggggtagaggaagacctaggaaaactttggaagagactctaagaaaagacttagagtacttggatctaacgaaggacatgacacaggatcgagcacaatggcgttctaagattcatatagccgatcctactcagtga
- the LOC126583830 gene encoding truncated transcription factor CAULIFLOWER A-like, whose product MGRGKVQLKPIADKIRRQVTFSKRRSGLIKKARELSVLCSVEVGLVIFSAKGRLYEFCSAESFEKLLERYQVHNDEEIAAAKTADGTDKNHNSESSGLRTGANRSLKIFKRDMETQDIDNLDVPELTQLEKELDAVLRQTRSIKEKQMKEEKVRLENEIAALKLKEQQSKDRAADEEADRQSTSAANNTTTTTNNSRSSEDYVPATILQLF is encoded by the exons ATGGGGCGAGGGAAGGTGCAGCTGAAGCCAATCGCCGACAAGATCAGGCGGCAAGTGACGTTTTCCAAGCGGAGGAGCGGACTTATCAAGAAGGCACGTGAGCTGTCCGTGCTCTGCAGCGTGGAGGTCGGCCTCGTCATCTTCTCCGCCAAGGGGAGGCTCTACGAGTTCTGTAGCGCCGAGAG TTTTGAAAAGCTTCTGGAGCGTTACCAGGTACATAATGATGAGGAGATTGCTGCTGCCAAGACTGCTGATGGTACTGACAAG AACCATAATTCAGAAAGCAGTGGTCTCCGCACAGGCGCTAACCGATCTCTGAAAATATTTAAACG CGATATGGAAACACAAGACATTGATAATCTAGATGTTCCAGAGCTCACCCAGCTTGAGAAGGAATTGGATGCAGTTCTACGACAAACAAGATCAATAAAG GAAAAACAGATGAAAGAAGAGAAGGTTCGCTTGGAAAATgag ATTGCAGCACTGAAGCTGAAGGAGCAGCAGAGCAAGGACCGAGCTGCCGATGAGGAAGCGGATCGGCAGAGCACTTCCGCCGCTAataacaccaccaccaccaccaacaacaGCCGCAGCAGCGAAGACTATGTTCCGGCCACCATACTACAGTTGTTTTAA
- the LOC126583441 gene encoding uncharacterized protein LOC126583441 — protein sequence MADWGPVVIAVVLFVLLTPGLLFQLPGNSRVAEFNNMQTSGVSILVHTIIYFGLVTIFLIAIGVHISTG from the coding sequence ATGGCGGATTGGGGGCCAGTTGTGATAGCGGTGGTGCTGTTTGTGTTGTTGACGCCGGGGCTGCTGTTTCAGCTGCCCGGGAACAGCCGGGTGGCGGAGTTCAACAACATGCAGACCAGCGGGGTTTCCATCTTGGTTCACACCATCATTTACTTTGGCCTCGTCACCATTTTCCTCATCGCCATCGGCGTTCACATCTCCACTGGCTAG
- the LOC126583236 gene encoding uncharacterized protein LOC126583236, with protein sequence MSADWGPVVVAVVLFILLSPGLLFQLPARHRVMEFGNMSTSGIAILVHAIIYFCIITILIIAIGIHIHFN encoded by the coding sequence ATGAGTGCTGATTGGGGGCCGGTTGTTGTTGCAGTTGTTTTGTTCATCCTCCTGTCGCCCGGGCTGCTATTCCAATTACCGGCAAGACATAGGGTGATGGAGTTCGGAAACATGTCCACAAGCGGGATTGCTATTCTTGTTCATGCCATCATATACTTCTGCATAATCACCATCTTGATCATTGCAATTGGTATTCACATACATTTCAACTAA
- the LOC126583239 gene encoding uncharacterized protein LOC126583239: MSDWGPVFIAVLLFVLLTPGLLIQMPGKSRFVEFGNFQTSGVSILVHSIIYFALICIFLLAIELHLCRLWKDATMADWGPILIGVVLFILLQPGLLFALPGNSKQMEFGHMKTNGKAIAVHTLIFFGLYAILILAVHVHIYTG, from the exons ATGTCGGATTGGGGCCCGGTTTTCATAGCAGTGCTTTTGTTTGTACTGCTGACACCAGGACTGCTGATTCAGATGCCGGGAAAGAGCCGGTTCGTGGAGTTCGGAAACTTTCAGACGAGTGGAGTGTCCATACTGGTTCATTCCATAATCTACTTTGCTCTCATTTGCATCTTCTTATTAGCTATTG AATTACATTTATGCAGATTATGGAAG gACGCAACAATGGCGGACTGGGGCCCAATATTGATAGGGGTGGTGCTGTTCATCCTGCTGCAACCGGGGCTGCTCTTCGCCTTACCGGGAAACAGCAAGCAGATGGAGTTTGGGCACATGAAGACCAACGGCAAGGCCATAGCTGTCCACACTCTCATCTTCTTCGGTCTGTACGCCATTCTCATCCTGGCCGTCCACGTCCACATCTATACCGGTTGA
- the LOC126583237 gene encoding uncharacterized protein LOC126583237, with translation MKNWAAPLIASALFAFLSPGLVFQMPGRERPFELMNMKTSIASILLHAVIYGLLIILFLVILDIHVYA, from the coding sequence ATGAAAAATTGGGCAGCTCCGCTGATAGCATCCGCGCTATTTGCGTTTCTGTCGCCAGGATTGGTGTTTCAGATGCCCGGCAGGGAACGTCCCTTCGAACTCATGAACATGAAAACGAGCATCGCATCGATATTGTTGCACGCCGTGATCTATGGTTTGCTCATCATTCTGTTTCTTGTTATTCTTGACATTCACGTCTATGCTTAG
- the LOC126583950 gene encoding protein NUCLEAR FUSION DEFECTIVE 4-like — protein sequence MGRVQEKLRSFFSNRWLVFVAAMWVQSCAGIGYLFGSISPVIKSSMDYNQREIARLGVAKDLGDSVGFLAGSLCEVLPLWAALLVGALMNFVGYGWVWLVVTGRAPSLNLWAMCILIFVGTNGETFFNTVALVSCVQNFPKSRGPVVGILKGFAGLSGAILTQIYVMIHSPDHASLIFMVAVGPAMVVIALMFIVRPVGGHRQVRPTDAMSFTFIYSLCLLLAAYLMGVMLVEDLIDLSHTVMVIFTSVLFVLLLIPIVIPISLSISSEARSLEEEVLLPEPQTQDRGKSGHDANEVIFSEVEDEKPKEMDLLPASERQKRIAQLQSKLFQAAAEGAVRIKRRRGPHRGEDFTLTQALIKADFWLIFFSLLLGSGSGLTVIDNLGQMSQSLGYDNTHIFVSMISIWNFLGRVGGGYFSEIIVRDFAYPRPVAMAVAQLLMAVGHIFIAFGWPGAMHIATILVGLGYGAHWAIVPAAASELFGLKKFGALYNFLTIANPAGSLLFSGLIASSIYDFEAEKQAHQHHHPHMSPGTSVFQGMLRMDAPKCDGSICFFLTSLIMSGLCIVAFVLSMILVHRTKIVYAHLYGKSRPAGIS from the exons ATGGGTCGGGTGCAGGAGAAGCTGCGGTCCTTCTTCAGCAACCGATGGCTGGTTTTCGTGGCGGCAATGTGGGTGCAGTCCTGTGCGGGAATCGGCTACTTGTTCGGGAGCATATCACCGGTGATCAAGAGCTCCATGGACTACAATCAGCGGGAGATTGCGCGGTTGGGCGTGGCTAAAGATCTCGGGGACAGCGTTGGGTTTTTGGCGGGGAGTTTGTGCGAGGTGCTGCCTCTGTGGGCGGCGCTGCTCGTTGGCGCTCTGATGAATTTTGTTGGGTACGGTTGGGTGTGGCTTGTTGTTACTGGTCGAGCTCCTTCGTTGAACTTGTGGGCT ATGTGCATTCTTATATTTGTGGGAACAAACGGCGAGACCTTCTTCAACACAGTTGCTCTGGTCTCTTGTGTGCAAAACTTCCCAAAAAGTCGGGGTCCCGTGGTTGGAATACTCAAGGGCTTTGCTGGGTTGAGCGGCGCAATTCTGACACAGATATATGTGATGATCCATTCCCcagatcatgcatctttgatttTCATGGTTGCGGTTGGTCCAGCAATGGTGGTTATTGCATTAATGTTTATAGTCAGACCGGTTGGAGGTCACAGACAAGTCCGGCCAACCGATGCCATGAGCTTCACGTTTATTTATAGCCTGTGCCTCCTATTAGCTGCTTATTTGATGGGGGTCATGCTAGTTGAAGATCTAATTGATTTGAGCCACACCGTGATGGTTATATTTACATCGGTTTTGTTTGTGCTCCTGTTGATTCCCATTGTGATTCCCATTTCGTTGAGCATTTCCTCCGAGGCAAGATCTCTAGAAGAAGAGGTACTCCTACCCGAGCCACAGACACAAGACCGTGGGAAATCTGGGCACGATGCAAATGAGGTAATATTTAGTGAGGTGGAAGACGAGAAGCCTAAGGAAATGGACTTACTTCCAGCATCCGAAAGGCAAAAACGAATTGCGCAATTGCAGTCGAAACTATTCCAAGCAGCTGCCGAAGGAGCAGTTAGGATTAAGAGGAGGAGAGGTCCGCATAGAGGGGAGGACTTCACATTGACACAAGCTTTGATCAAAGCCGACTTTTGGCTTATTTTTTTCTCACTTCTCTTGGGTTCTGGATCTGGTTTAACGGTGATTGATAACCTCGGTCAGATGAGCCAGTCTCTCGGGTATGACAATACGCATATATTTGTGTCCATGATCAGCATCTGGAACTTTCTGGGTCGGGTTGGTGGCGGTTACTTCTCTGAGATCATCGTGAG GGACTTTGCTTATCCAAGACCGGTAGCAATGGCTGTGGCACAACTCCTTATGGCAGTTGGGCATATCTTCATTGCTTTCGGATGGCCTGGGGCAATGCACATTGCCACCATCTTGGTTGGGCTAGGCTATGGGGCTCATTGGGCTATCGTGCCAGCTGCTGCTTCTGAATTGTTTGGCTTGAAAAAGTTCGGGGCTTTATACAATTTCCTCACAATTGCAAACCCTGCTGGTTCGTTGCTCTTTTCTGGCCTGATTGCTAGCAGTATATACGACTTTGAAGCTGAGAAGCAAGCTCATCAGCACCATCACCCGCATATGAGTCCAGGAACATCAGTTTTCCAAGGCATGCTTCGAATGGACGCACCAAAGTGTGACGGTTCTATATGCTTCTTCTTAACTTCGTTAATCATGTCCGGATTATGCATTGTTGCCTTTGTTTTAAGCATGATTCTGGTACATCGGACTAAGATTGTATACGCCCACCTGTATGGAAAATCACGTCCAGCTGGGATTTCATGA